Sequence from the Clostridium butyricum genome:
CTTTTCTCTTAATAGCGAATTAAGTAAAGATGATTTACCTACATTAGGTTTTCCTACAATAACAATATTAAGACCATCTCTTATTATTTTTCCTTCATCTGCATTTTTTAATAATGAATTAATTCTTGTAATAGTCTTAGTTATACTGTCTTTAATCTGAGCAATTAAATCATCATCAACTATATCTTCATCATCTTCTGTAAAGTCCACAGCATATTCGATTAATGCTAATACATTTAAAAGATATTTTCTCAATTCTCCAATTTCTTTTGAAAGTGCACCTTTACTCTGCATCATAGCTGACTTCATAGATAATTCAGTTTTGGCCTTTATAATATCCATTGTTGCTTCTGCTTGACTTAAATCTATTCTTCCGTTTAAAAATGCTCTTTTAGTAAACTCTCCTGGTTCAGCTATCCTTGCTCCAGCTTTAACTATCTGATTTAAAACTCTGTTAGTAGCAACAACTCCACCATGACAATTAACTTCTATTACATTTTCTCCTGTATAACTTCTAGGTCCTTTCATATAACTTAGAATAACATCATCAATTATATCTTTAGTGTCTAAATCCACTATTGTTCCATATCTCATAGTGTATGTTTTCATATCTTTTATATCTTTTTTGCTCTTTGGAGCAAAAATCTTGTCAGCAATTTCTAGGGCTTTTTCCCCGGAAATTCTTATTATAGCAATTCCTCCTTCTCCAATTGGAGTTGCTATAGCACAAATAGTATCAAATTCTCTCATCTAGTATCCTCCTTAAAAAGAAGCTTTTATTATTAGTATATCCAGTTTGAACTAATATCAATTTTACATAACAAAATTTAATTAGTCAAAAATATATTGCATTAATTTAAAGTACAATTTTTAATTGCCTATAAAAAGAGAAAGCCCGTTCAGGCTTTCTCTTTAAATATTTCTGTTTAATTCTATAACTACTCGTCTAAATGGCTCTTCTCCTTCACTGTATGTCTTAACATCAGAGTTATTTTGAAGAGCAGAGTGAATAATTCTTCTCTCATAAGGGTTCATTGGCTCAAGCTTATATGCTTTACCACTCTT
This genomic interval carries:
- the mnmE gene encoding tRNA uridine-5-carboxymethylaminomethyl(34) synthesis GTPase MnmE; the encoded protein is MREFDTICAIATPIGEGGIAIIRISGEKALEIADKIFAPKSKKDIKDMKTYTMRYGTIVDLDTKDIIDDVILSYMKGPRSYTGENVIEVNCHGGVVATNRVLNQIVKAGARIAEPGEFTKRAFLNGRIDLSQAEATMDIIKAKTELSMKSAMMQSKGALSKEIGELRKYLLNVLALIEYAVDFTEDDEDIVDDDLIAQIKDSITKTITRINSLLKNADEGKIIRDGLNIVIVGKPNVGKSSLLNSLLREKRAIVTDIPGTTRDIIEEYINLDGIPIKITDTAGIRDTEDTVEKIGVERSKEKIEEADLVILMLDTSRALDDEDRVIIDAINDKKYIALLNKVDLECKLSEEVITSLNRTIEISAKTGFGIENLKEEIKNLFFNGEIDSESLIISNTRHKQALYRSLEDCNLALEKINLNEYLDLISIYITSAMRALGEITGDELEEDLLNKIFSEFCCGK